GCCTGGCCCCTAAAAAGAGACACGTAAAACTGTACCACAggggtgtgtttattttttttttaatttgctttaaaatatattgcaCTGTAGTTAATGAAAAAAACACTTCAGCCACTCAAGACTTCTCACCATTTATAAACCGAACTGGAGACATGGAGCCACTACCCACTTATAAATTGGACAAAACCAAAATTCAACCCTGAAACCATTTGGCTTAAAATATTCACgttttaaagacaaatatatctttttttaaaactcaatttatttatttttggctgcgttgggtctccattgctgcacgtgggcttttctctagttgtggtaagcgggggctactcttcgttgcagtgcgctggctgcgagcgtgggctctagagcgcaggctcagtagttgtggtgcaccggcttagctgccctgcggctgtgggatcttcctcgaccagggctcgaacacctgtcccctgcattggcaggcagattcttaaccactgtgccaccagagaagtccctaaagaCAAATATATCTTTTAAGGGTGCATTTGTTCGCAGTTTTATAGCCTGTGAATCTATGTCGGACTTTTTGTTGTATTTATACTCTATTTATAAACTCTAGTTATTCACTAGAGTTCATTTCTATCAGTAATCCACGCTGCCTCTTTCTTGGGTCTGGGCTCTCAATGCTCCCAACCtctacccttcccactcccaagTATGCTCCACAGGTATTCTTGTAACGTTCTTTCCCACACCTGTCCCGACGTACAGAAAGTCTTGTCTCGATTCGGTCCTACACTTTAAGGACAGAGAACtacagggctgggggaggggtgcctGGGAAGGCGGAAAGCGTTGCAGGAAGCAGGTCCGAGCCAGGAGAGCTCTCAGGGAAGGAAACAGAACGGCGATGCGAAATGCGTGTTTCACAACTGGAGTGTATTCTCTTTCACCTCTGAAATGAAACAAGCAAAGAAAATCGCAGCTGCTGTATTACTGACTGAAGAGTCAGCAAAAGTCCTCTCTGACCTCCCTGCAGTGCCTAGGATGATTCCTCTTGCAAGCAATGAGTCCTCGTTCCAAAAAGTTACTGAAACTTTAAAGGATGCCGGCCGAGGAGACTCGGGGCGGCCGGGGTCTGGGTAAAGCCGCCTGGACTCCTCGAAAGTAGCTGGTACCCGGACGAGCTGGAGGCGGGGAGCGAATAACGCGGACCTAGAGGGTTCGGATGGAGGGCGTCAACCAGAAAGGGCGGGATCATAATCTAGAGGGTCAATAGGGACCCGCCCCAGTGAGCGGAATTAAAAGGTGTGGTAGCTGACGGCGTGTGGATTGGCTCCGAGGGTGAGCAAAGGAGGTGCCGCAGGGCAGCGGTTACAGGCTTCAGCCGCTGCCGTTTCCCCGCAGAGGGAGCTCCTCCGCGTAGCGAGGAGTTCCCGGACTCTTACATCCTGTCCGAAGATCCGGATTTCCTGGGGGATTCCTAGGGATAGCGCCGTTCCTCCCGCCGAGGAGTCGAGAGCAAAGAATCTTCCCCACCTCACCACCCCGGACGCACACACTCAACTCTCCAGTGTGAGGTCGGGACTCCCCACAAGACATTTCCCCACTACTCAAcaactttctttctctctccaaatGTAAAAGCCCCcatttctcccctctcctctctgttctcccGCCCCCTCCTGCTTTAGCCTGGAAAATCCTTGCTCCTCACGGTGCGAAGTCTCAGGGCTCAAGTTCCGGGCTGCACAGTTCACCGCACCCTTCGGCCGCAGGTTCGCCGCCGGATAGCCCAGGGAAACGCACCGGCAGCCCCTCGGTCCCTCGTCCCACGCACCCCATTGgcctcccggccccgcccccaacccctcctcctccgcgGCCCGGGAGTGGCGTCAGCACGCCGGCCCCGCGTGGGGTTTAAATGCCCACTAGCTGGAGGCCGGGCGCTTCCATCTCGGAGCGCGGTGGCGGCTGGAATTGCAAGGGTGGGAAGGGAGCGTGCGAGCGGGATCCCGAGCCGCGGAGCACGCTGCCCCTCGCTCCGCCGCGGATGACTTGGGAGCTCAGATCCTAGTGCCGCCCATGCAGCATCCCTGCCCTCCGCCGCCCAATAGTTGATGATAAAACACTTAACCGTCTCCGCTGCGGGAAGCCATGAGCTGTCTGGATGTTATGTACCAAGTCTATGGTCCTCCCCAGCCTTACTTCGCAGCCGCCTACACCCCTTACCACCAGGTACGTGTCTCCTCCCGGCCGGGCCTAGTAGACAGGTGGCGCGCCCCGGCTTCTCCGAGCACTGCCAGTACTCCGAGGTTCCCGGTGCCTCCGCGCGGGTACTGGGCGTCCGAACGGCGGCGGGCGCCTCCCGGATGCGTGGATTGCCCGCGCTGCCACCCAGTAGGCTGAGCTAACCCCTTTAGCTTGCCCGTTTGCTCTCTCGGGAAGGCAGCTAAGTACTGCTAGTGCGTGCCGCGGGCTTCCCGGGAATAATTAGACGAGGATCGCGCGAGCTGCCTTGATTTCTTAGGGTATGTCGGACTCCAGATTTCTTCCAAGCCCAGTGCTGGCACGGGGAGATGCGAGCAAAGCTCACGCAGGGAAAACCAAACTTTGGTCCCAAAGGTGAGaatgacaacaaaacaaaatcaaaggccTGTCTCTGTCTTTATGTCTGAGAATCGAAGACTCGCGTTCTCATCTCTGCAAGCTTATTTtatcaaaggctttttttttccgTTTCAATTCTCAGGCGATCAGGCCAATTAATTCCAGAACCAGCGAATTCGTTACAAAGAGAACCGCACGAAATTCACTGGCTTTATAATCTTTGCAAAGTTCTGGGAAATATTATTGACCCGGCAGAGGCAAGCTTCATAGATAATACTTCGCCTTTCGCTAGCTGAGTCCGGCTGCCCTGCCATCAACAAACCCACTTTTGAGAAGACCACTAGCCCAGGTTCTGCAAACTCTTCAAGTTTCgtttaatttttacaatatttCTGTTCTCCGGTCTATATCTGGTcgaagtttttcttttcattcctcaGCTGCTGTAGTCGAAACTGAGGACAGTAGTCCAGGAAATGAATAAGATCACACTCCAGTGGGCAGAGGGGGGGATCCCCTAGGAGTCCCGACTAGGTTGGAAAGTGAGGGCCTGGACTCCTGCTTCGGGAAAATTGAAATACACCCCAGTGTCCAAGTCCATGCTTTTGCCAATTTTGCTTGCAGAATATCTATTTGAAAATTTCCGGATGATTTAATGATGGAATGGGTagattttgccttttgtttttgcttttctccctcctcctctcctttttaaaactttccaaCCAGAAGTTTGTTTAGTCTCAATGTTAATTTTAGGAATCACCAGAGTCTCTCATTGTAAGCCAAGTGGGAATGTGGTAGAAATGGTGTTATTGCTAAATAACTCCAGTCTTTTGGCTTCGGTGTCCAAGATGAGCTCCTTCCCAGGCTGGGAGTAttacaaagaggaaaggaaggttgGTTTTCTGTCCGTTTGGTCCTTTCTCCTCCCTGACCCTGGACCAATCTATTGCCCCAAGATCTCTGTTCATTTTTGTATGATCAGGGTCTCCCTTGAAGGGCATCCCTGCCTGCATACTGCTTTAACACTGCATTCAGTCCATTGCTAGTTtctaagaaaatgttttcagcGGCCACACTTCGTTTTGTAAATCACTATCAGACAGTCATGATTTACCCAACCTTACAGCCAAGATCATCCTCTGctcctttttattacttttttcctcAATATACACAGATGGTGAGGGTAGAAATTCTCATAGCCCACTGGTTTTTCCTTACTCAAAAGAAGATCTCTTTAAAAGCTGAAACTTTCTAATGGCCAGTTTATGACCAAATATCAACttgcatttattaaaatgatCCATGTCACGATGTTATTCCATGTTTTTATCCTGCAGCAGTTCTTCCTTTACATCTTTGTTGTGTAGAGTGGATTGTGTTATTTTCATGTTCTATCATGAGGATGCTTAATCCTGCATCTTGCATGTCTGCCCTGAATTCTCAGGCAGGTAACAGTCAGGCTCTAACTGGACTTGGGTGCCTTTTACCTTTGGAGcctgattttaaaactatatCTGCCTTGAGCCTGGCTCTGTGGTCAAACTGCTTAGGCGTCTTCCTGGACTTTCACCCTGACACCTTCAGAGATTTCTCCCTGTGGCCTGGCAGCAATTCCAGGGAGACAGAGGCTCCAAGAAGGGCAGTCGGCCTCTCAGAAACCCCACCTTCGTTGAGCTGCAGGTTGGGAGGCCTGTTGACTGCAGCCCACGTTACTGAGCACCGGGCATGGGCACCGATGTCAGTTGCTCCTGGATACCTTCGGGATCCGGATGAGGGAGTGCAGTCTGAACACAATTTGCTCGCTCTTTTGAAATTGATTTCTCTATTCTTTCTCCTTTGAGCAGAAACTAGCCTGTTACTCCAAAATGCAGGAAGCCCAGGAGTGCAACGCCAGCCCCAGCAACAGCAGCGGCAGTGGCAGCTCCTCCTTCTCCAGCCAAACTCCAGCTAGTATAAAAGAAGAAGGCGGCAGCCCGGAGAAAGAGCGCCCACCAGAGGCGGAGTACATCAACTCCCGCTGCGTCCTTTTCACCTATTTCCAGGGAGACATCAGCTCTGTGGTGGACGAGCACTTCAGCCGGGCCCTAAGCCAGCCTAGCAGCTATTCCCCAAGCTGTACAAGCAGCAAAGCCCCGCGGAGCTCCGGGCCCTGGCGGGGTAAGTATGGGACCCCAACTGGCAAGGGAGGATAGAGAGCCCTCATAGCCTGGGGTCCACCTACAGGGGTTCAAAGAGATGCAGCTGAAAGAATGGTAGGTGTTAGAGAAGAGGTGAAGAGGGTCATTGGGGGAGGATAAAGAAATCGAGGGAGGAGTAGGCACAGGCCTAAGATCTCTCCTTGAATAGGCAGAGCAGAGCAGTGACCTAGAAAAAAACAATAGCCTTGGAATTGGGAGGCCTACGTTTGTGTGTTGGCGCCACCACTTCCAAAcaatatgaccttgggcaagtctcttaaccTTTTGGAGGTCACTCTATTTACTGGTCTCTAAAATTAGAATAATACTTGCCCACTTAACTATCCCTGGAGGTGGCTGTAAGGCAAAcagaaaatgtatgtaaatatgCTGTGGAAATGTGAGGTTTCCAACAGCCTCCCAAGGCAGGTTGGGggggcaagggggagggggatcTTCACGAACAACAGTTTACAGGGCCCTTACCCCATTTCTGAAAATCTTTCCAGAGAAAAAAGTCCTAGAATGCAATGCAAGCAAAACCTGCTGAAGAATGTCTCCTAAAACCTACTTATGCCTTTTGCCAGATTTTGATTACTTGGGAAATCTTGAAGCAGAGAATGTCTTTCAATAAGCGAGTAAAatcatatagaaataaaaagaatttaaggGTAGCCAAAACATTTCTAAGGGATTTCCCCAAACACATCCCTTCTTTATTGGTTTACCCTTCTCACCAAGCACTGCTTTACCTAGCCTGGGACAATGATTTCTTGGGTGAGTCAACGAACTCTCCCTTCTATTCTGAAATCTTGACCTCCCTTTATTACCAAAACAAGGGTGGAAGTAACTATTTGGTAACTTTGGTAACTTTCTCACTAATCTTAGCTCTTGACGTGCACCAAGCTGAGAAATGAGGACTTTGCtgtaacaaaggaaaacaaatatttcacTTTGGGGGAAATGACAACTGTcgcccttcctttttctcttaagaGTGTGACAGTTTGTACAAGCCTTGCCTAGACAAGATCCAAAAACATtagttttaaatacaaaatattctttttattctccAGTTGCCTAAATACTTTTAACAGGAAGATTGTTCACTACTTAGAAtgcattttcaaagcattttaaattatctACTATGAAATGCAGATGCCTTCTCCAGGGTTCTTTTAATTAaatgtctttctcctttcctcccaacTAAAGGCAACAAATTTGATCTAAATGCTGTTCTCTTAAAATGCTTCCAGACACTAGGGGTCAACAATGAtacaaacaataataataattattattatcattattcctgGCGTCCACATGTTGATgcagaaaattttttaattaaaactgaaAAGACCTGTCCCTTCGTGTCCCCCTCTGCAAATAATACTGCTGCCCTTTTAATAGGTCAAGTTTGCTctttgcaaaaaatattttttgaaataaagtttCTAGAAAGGAGGCTAATAATAGCAAGACTCCGAAATATGTCGATGGACTTCCAGTCTATCAGAGGCCTTGGAGGGGCACATTTTCTGGAGCAAGGGAGGCTGAAACGCGAGAGCGGGTAGTGAGATCGCTAGGCGGCCGACCAAGAGCGGGAAGAGGTACCTTTAGCTTGAGGAGAGGCTGCGGGCCGGGAAGGCGAGGCCGCTTCTGGTCCGAGGTCGTCCAGCCCGGAGTCCGAGGGAAGCTCCCTGCGCCCTGAAACTGGGGCCGGGGAAGGAAGTCTCTCCGCTCTTCCTCTCCCTGCCAGCCTCCGGGTTCCCGCAGCCTAGGACGCGCCTGAAAAATTCGAGGAAGCGGCGCTCCTCCCCAAAGGGTTACCCCGTGCGGCGCCCGGACCTCGCGTTCCCGGGCCGCAGCCCCGCGAGAGAGGCGCCGCGCGTGCGCCCAGCACGGCGCCTTTCCCGCCCTCTGCCAGTCCCGGCCGTTCAGTTCTGCGGCGGCCGAGCGGCGTCGGCAACCGTGTTTCCGGCGGTGATgcgttcctctctccctctccttccctccgccTCGCCGGCCCAAAGACGGCTCCTTCCCGATGAGCCAGCGCAGCTTCCCCGCCTCCTTCTGGAACAGCGCTTACCAGACGCCAGTGCCCGCGCCGCTGGGCAGCCCGCTGGCCGCCGCTCACTCGGAGCTGCCCTTCGCCGCCGCCGACCCCTACTCGCCGGCCGCGCTGCACGGCCACCTGCACCAGGGCGCGGCAGAGCCCTGGCACCACGCGCATCCGCACCACGCGCACCCACACCACCCCTACGCGCTGGGCGGCGCCCTCGGCGCCCAGGCCGCCGCCTACCCGCGGCCCGCCGCCGTGCACGAGGTCTACGCGCCGCACTTCGACCCCCGCTACGGGCCGCTGCTGATGCCAGCCGCCTCGGGGCGCCCGTCCCGCCTCGCTCCCGCGCCGGCCCCCGCGCCTGGCAGCCCGCCCTGCGAGCTCTCGGCCAAGGGCGAGCCGGCCGGCGCCACGTGGGCCGCGCCCGGGGGACCCTTCGCGAGCCCCACGGGGGACGTGGCCGGGGGTCTGGGCCTCAGCGTGGACTCAGGTAAGAGGGAGAGGGAACGTGGCATCCCCGGGCCCCTCCTGCCCTGTGCCCAAACCTGGGCTGAGGCCGGGACCCTACTTAGTTCTCCTTGGAGACCCCAGTGACCGTGAGGCCCGAAGGTCTGCATGGCGGGGTTGTGTTTCAGCAGACAGATGACCCTGTGTCATCAGTGTGGGCAGAATGAGAAAGTAGCTGGTTAATAttacagaggattttttaaaaataaaatttgttggaAAGGTTCTAGCTCTGTGCTGTTCAGTAGTGTAGCCACCGGCCACATGTGTCGGTTGAGCACGTGAAACATGGCCAGGCCGAATTgggatgtgctgtaagtgtataATATACACTGGATTTCAGGACTTTGTcccaaaaagaatgtaaaattcaTCTCACTGATGTTTTACATTGATTGcatgttgaaatattttcaaCACATTGCATACtgaatatattgggttaaataaaatatattactaagaTTAAGTCtcacctgtttgttttttactttttttcaatgTGGCTGCCGGAAAATTTAGAATTATGCCCATGGCTCCCATTGTGTTCCTGTTGGACAGCGCTGATCTAAAGTGCCTGCTAAGAGCGTAGTTTAAATGGTGGcccgggtgggggcgggggggggggtcttatCACCTCCAGTGGTAGTTACAAGTCATACAGATATGACTCATGACTCTGATATCAACTTAATTGTCAAATTAAATAGGTCTCTGGAAAACGTAAAACTTAACAAGAATACGATTTTAGTGATAATATTAAGTCCCTAGCTTGAAGAGTTGAATTTGAAAGGTACAGTCAAATAAgggtttacttttttgtttgctttatttttagggcaaatgaaaaaaatagttatATAATAAACGCAATCATTGGCTCCTAGTCTTGCCCGCTCTCCCTTCCCTCAGGTGCAAATTTGACActtgtttgctttgcttttaccTTCATTCATGCCCTTTAGATGAATTCTGTGACTTTCACAATGAGACagtggtgtttgtctttctctttctttaaatatcttgtgccctccctcccccacccccttctctctccctctctctttctcttctccctctctctctcccttttattttctctctgttttcaggTTTGCAGCCTCAGGACAAAAGCAAGGATCTGTACTGGTTTTAGACAACCCACCTTCTTCCCTGTAGGTGTCTGCATAGCGCAATTGGTGACACTCAGAGCTGAAATCAAGTGGGTTTGTAACAGCTTCTGATCTTGGTTTGCAGCTCGTCGTTATTCCCTCTGTGGTGCATCCCTCCTGAGCTGATCTGCTGACCCAGggtttccccttccctttcccttctgaCCAGCCATGGAGGCTGGCATCTGTGCCTCTCACTTCATGGATCAGGACATGGGGGAATGCAGAGACTTCAAACTTCTCCATGTATTGGGAAAACCAGAACACACATCGACAGAATGTTCATCTAAAAATAATTCCTTCTTccaaaagaggaaatccaaagacTCTGAATGATGCTTCATGACTTTTGGGCAAATCACTGGAAGTATCCATGGTGATCACTTGGTGACATGATATCATAGTTTTcttggaaagagggaaagaaaaagagatgtttTGGTGTGAATATTTTTTATGCTGATGTGAATTATTTCATTAAGTAGTGTGATCATAGCACTGCCGAAGTCAATATCCTCAGACTGAAATGCATTTGTATTGGCATCAAAGACTGTGGTAGAGAAGTCAAAAGAAGCCAATTCCTTCTTCCTCACCTGTAGCCTCCAGCTCCTTTCCTGCCTGCTCCCTCCCTACAACATCAACTCCAGACACAAAGACACACTTCTTCCTTCGGACTGTGAACGTGGAAGCCTCAGCCTGAATGTGAGCGGCAAGTGGCTTATCTGGAGCCACCTGCCCGAGTCTTACTGAAATGCAGCTGTTGTAGGACAACTGTTTAAAACTCCAGAAATACATCGACCAAAGGGGGCACTTCCCAGTGTTTGGCACAGCAATTGCAGTTGCACTGGATATGttttatacgtgtgtgtgtatatatcatattttttacaaagaacattttatgatgaaagaagaaactctctctgccttctctcccaCAAATTCTGTCCCTCCCTCTATCCTCCTTTGGATGAAAAACAGTAAGCATCAAGAGGCCCCAGTTGTCTCCAAGAAGAAGAACTAGGAGTCaccagaaggggaagagaagcCCATGGAGTCTCTGGTACCTCGAATATTCTTCTCAGTCTCTGTGGTCATGATTTGGTCACTTTAGTGTTGGGACAGGGTAAGGGGTACACATGTGGGCAAAACTGAAGGGGATGAGGAAGAAGAAACGAACATTAAAGATGTTTGTTTACCACTAGGTCGCTGTGttatttcttaaaaggaaaacaaataccttagTTTTTCTCTAGtagcataaaataatttatagtaGTATGATCTGATGTCAGGAAGTAAAATTActtcgtatatatatatatttttggtttccAAAGTGATTGTCATGCTCTGAAACCTGTGAACCCCTTTCTACCTCGTGTCAACCCTGGAGATGAGAAGTTGGGTATCCCccctctgttttacagataagaaaatggtAGCCCATGGAAGCCCAGGTTACCTGATGGCCTTCATCAAGTAAAAGCAGAGATGTATAGAA
This genomic stretch from Kogia breviceps isolate mKogBre1 chromosome 13, mKogBre1 haplotype 1, whole genome shotgun sequence harbors:
- the VGLL2 gene encoding transcription cofactor vestigial-like protein 2 isoform X4, translating into MSCLDVMYQVYGPPQPYFAAAYTPYHQKLACYSKMQEAQECNASPSNSSGSGSSSFSSQTPASIKEEGGSPEKERPPEAEYINSRCVLFTYFQGDISSVVDEHFSRALSQPSSYSPSCTSSKAPRSSGPWRARRYSLCGASLLS
- the VGLL2 gene encoding transcription cofactor vestigial-like protein 2 isoform X2, producing MSCLDVMYQVYGPPQPYFAAAYTPYHQKLACYSKMQEAQECNASPSNSSGSGSSSFSSQTPASIKEEGGSPEKERPPEAEYINSRCVLFTYFQGDISSVVDEHFSRALSQPSSYSPSCTSSKAPRSSGPWRDGSFPMSQRSFPASFWNSAYQTPVPAPLGSPLAAAHSELPFAAADPYSPAALHGHLHQGAAEPWHHAHPHHAHPHHPYALGGALGAQAAAYPRPAAVHEVYAPHFDPRYGPLLMPAASGRPSRLAPAPAPAPGSPPCELSAKGEPAGATWAAPGGPFASPTGDVAGGLGLSVDSGLQPQDKSKDLYWF
- the VGLL2 gene encoding transcription cofactor vestigial-like protein 2 isoform X1; protein product: MSCLDVMYQVYGPPQPYFAAAYTPYHQKLACYSKMQEAQECNASPSNSSGSGSSSFSSQTPASIKEEGGSPEKERPPEAEYINSRCVLFTYFQGDISSVVDEHFSRALSQPSSYSPSCTSSKAPRSSGPWRDGSFPMSQRSFPASFWNSAYQTPVPAPLGSPLAAAHSELPFAAADPYSPAALHGHLHQGAAEPWHHAHPHHAHPHHPYALGGALGAQAAAYPRPAAVHEVYAPHFDPRYGPLLMPAASGRPSRLAPAPAPAPGSPPCELSAKGEPAGATWAAPGGPFASPTGDVAGGLGLSVDSGKRERERGIPGPLLPCAQTWAEAGTLLSSPWRPQ
- the VGLL2 gene encoding transcription cofactor vestigial-like protein 2 isoform X3, whose amino-acid sequence is MSCLDVMYQVYGPPQPYFAAAYTPYHQKLACYSKMQEAQECNASPSNSSGSGSSSFSSQTPASIKEEGGSPEKERPPEAEYINSRCVLFTYFQGDISSVVDEHFSRALSQPSSYSPSCTSSKAPRSSGPWRDGSFPMSQRSFPASFWNSAYQTPVPAPLGSPLAAAHSELPFAAADPYSPAALHGHLHQGAAEPWHHAHPHHAHPHHPYALGGALGAQAAAYPRPAAVHEVYAPHFDPRYGPLLMPAASGRPSRLAPAPAPAPGSPPCELSAKGEPAGATWAAPGGPFASPTGDVAGGLGLSVDSARRYSLCGASLLS